From the genome of Aeromonas hydrophila subsp. hydrophila ATCC 7966:
GCGCAGCAGGCTCTCCACCTCGCGGGCGCAGTTGCGGGCGGTGCGGGCGTCCCACGCCGGGGAGATGCCGGCATGCACCATCATGATGGGTAAGTCGGGGTGCTCCGCCAGCAGTGGACGGTGGCGCAGCCACTCCAGCAGCTCGTCCCGGTCCGGTGCCTCCATCAGCTCCTGCAGCTTGTCTTTCTTCTTGAGCGGGGCGACGCCATCGGCGACCGCCAGCAGGTGCAGATCGTGGTTGCCGAGCACGGTGACGGCCCGGTTGCCCAGCCCCTTGACGAAGCGCAGGGTATTGAGCGAGTCCGGGCCGCGGGCGACCAGATCGCCGCACAGCCAGAGCACGTCGTTAGCGGGATCGAACTCGGCCAGATCCAGCAGACGGCGCAAGTCGTCGTAACAGCCCTGGATATCGCCAACAAAACAGTTCGCCATGAAACCTCAGTTGATAATGTGGGGGACGGCCAGCGTAAAGGGTGCGATGGGCGCCTCGAATTGCTGCCCCGACTCGCCTTGCAGGGTATAACTCCCTTCCATCACCCCGAGCGGAGTGGCCAGCGGCACGCCGCTTTGATAGCGGAAGGTCTCTCCCTCTGCGATCACCGGCTGCTCGCCGACCACGCCGGGGCCTTCGACTTCCAGCATCTTGCCATTGGCATCGGTGATGAGCCAGCGCCGGTGCAGCAGCTGCGCCGGGCCCGGCCCCAGGTTCTCGATCTCGATGAGATAGTGGAACTGGTAAGGGTCTTTGGAATCCGCCACATAACGGGGGTATGGGCGGATGACTATGTGCGGAGTTGCCACGGGATCAGGCCTGTTGCTGATCCGCCAGCCAGTTGGCGATCATGACGAACTGCTCGAGGGAGAGGTTCTCCGGGCGCAGGTTGCCATCGATACCAAGCTCGGTCAGCTGGGCGTCCGTGATGAAGTTGGAGAAGCTGTTGCGAATGGTCTTGCGACGCTGGCCGAAGCCCTCGGTGCAGACCCGGTTCAGGCAACGAATGTCTTTCGCGACGATGGTCGGGTTCTTGTGCGGGATCAGGCGCACCACGGCGGAATCCACCTTCGGTGCCGGCTTGAAGGCGCCAGGGCCCACTTCCAGCACAGGCACTACCTGACAGTAGTACTGGGTCATCACGCTCAGTCGGCCATAGGCCTTGCTGCCGGGGCCGGCGGCCAGACGCAGGACCACTTCCTTTTGCAGCATGAAGTGCATGTCCTCTACCCGGTCGGCGAACTCGCACAGGTGGAAGATGAGCGGGGTGGAGATGTTGTAGGGCAGGTTGCCGAAGATGCGCAGCGGCCCCTTGCCTTCCCCCATCAGGGTGCCGAAGTCGAAGCGCATGGCATCGGCTTCGATGACGGTCAGCTTCTCCTTGAGGGTCGGGTGCTCGCGCAGGCGCGCCGCCAAGTCCCGGTCCAGCTCGACCACGGTCATCTTGTCCATCTGGGAGGCGACCGGCTCGGTCAGCGCGGCCAGACCCGGGCCGATCTCCACCAGGTTCTGACCCGGCTGCGGATTGATGGCGGCGACGATCTGATCGATCACGTAGCGATCGTGCAAGAAGTTCTGACCGAAACGCTTACGGGCGGTGTGGCCCATGTGCACCTTGTTGCTCTGCACCTTACTGCTCATATCTTTTTTTCTCTACCATCTTGATGGCGTGGTTGATCGCGGTGATCAGGCTGCCCGAGTCGGCGAGGCCCTTGCCTGCCAGATCCAGTGCGGTGCCGTGATCCACCGAAGTGCGGATGAAAGGAAGTCCAAGGGTGATATTGACCGAACTGCCGAAGCCCTTGTATTTGAGCACGGGCAGCCCCTGGTCGTGGTACATGGCGAGTACCGCATCCGCATCCTTGAGGTATTTGTCCTGGAACAGGGTATCGGCCGGCAACGGGCCGACCAGATCGATCCCCTCCTGGCGAAGGCCTGCCAGGGCGGGTTCGATCACGTCAATCTCTTCACGGCCGAGATGGCCGCCTTCCCCGGCGTGGGGATTGAGGCCGCAGACGTAAATGCGGGGTGTGGCGATGCCGAATTTGCTCTTGAGATCCGCATCCAGGATGCGGATCACCTTGCCGAGCCGATCCTCGGTGATGGCCATCGCCACATAGGCCAGCGGAATGTGGGTGGTCGCCAGCGCGACCCGCAGTCCCTCGGTCGCCAGCAGCATCACCACGTCGGCGGTGCCCGACTGCTGGGCGAAGAACTCGGTGTGGCCGCTGAACGAGACGCCAGCCTGGTTGATGATCCCCTTGTGCACCGGCCCGGTCACCACGGCGGCAAACTCGCCGCTCATGTTGCCGTCGCAGGCGCGCTGCAGGGTGGCCAGCACGTAGGCACCGTTGCCCTCGTCGAGCATGCCCGGCACCACGGCGGCGCCGAGGGGAACCGGACATACGGTGAGGGTACCGGCCCGCTGCGGGCGGGCAGGCTGGTCGGCATCATAGGGCTGCAGCTCGATGGGCAGCCCCAGCAGGGCAGCCCGCTCGCGCAGCAGCGCCGGATCGGCGATCACCACCAGCTGGTGCGGCCAATCCTGCTGGGCAATCTGCAGCACCAGATCCGGGCCGATCCCGGCCGGTTCACCCGGGGTGATGGCTAGACGACGACAACTCATCAGCTGCCGGCGCCTTCGATCTGGATGTAGGCCTCGTCACGCAGCTCGTCCAGCCAGGCCTGGGACTCTTCGGTGAAGCGACGGTTGTAGATCAGCTGATAGGCACGCTGCTCCTGGGCCTTGTTGGTGGCATCCTGGCTGCGGCGCTCTTCCAGCTGGACGATGTGCCAGCCGTGGGTGGTGCGGAAGGGTTCGCTGATCTGGCCCGGTTGCAGGCGGTTGACCATGTCGCGGAACTCCGGCACATAGACATTGGGATCAGACCAGCCCAGTTCGCCACCCTGCACCGCAGAACCCGGATCTTCGGAGTACTTCTCCGCCAGGCTGGCAAAGCTGGCCTTGCCGCTCTTGATGTCGTGCAGGATGCCGTCCAGCATGCCCTTGGCTTTTTCTTCGCTCAGGATGATGGAGGGCTTGATCAGGATGTGACGGGCGCGCACTTCGGTCTGCACGACCTGCTGCTGGCCCTTGGTGTCGAACACCTTGATGATGTGCAGGCCGGCGCCGGAGCGCAGCGGGCCGACGATGTCGCCCTTCTTGGTGCCTTGCACGGCCTCGGCCATCAGGGTCGGCATCTCCTGCGGGCTCATCCAGCCCCAGTCACCCCCTTCCAGCGCCTTGGGTCCGCTGCTCTCGGCAATGGCCATCTTGCGGAAGTCGGCGCCCTGCTTGAGGGCGGCCAGGATGCGTTCAATCTTGCTCTTGGCGGCGTTGAGCTGCTCGGCGCTCGGGTTGTCCGGCAGGGCAACCTGGATGTGGCCGACATGGTATTGCTGCTGTTGCTGACCCTGCTTGGCGAGGATGTCGACCACCTGCTTCACCTCCTGCTCGGAGATGTTGATGCGGCGGCGCACCTGATTGCGGCGCACCTCGTTCATCAGGATCTCGCGGCGCACCTCTTCCCGATACTGGGCATAGGTCAGCCCTTCACGGGCCAGCTGGGCCCGCAGCTGATCCAGGGTCATCTTGTTGTCGGCGGCGATGCTCTGGATAGCCTGCTCCAGCTGGGTATCGCTGATCTTGAGGCCCTGACGATCCGCCAGTTGCAGTTGCAGGCTCTCCTGGATCAGCCGATCCAGTGCCTGTTTGCGCAGGGTGGCGTCATCGGGCAGGGACTGGCCGCTCTCCTGGGCAGAGGCTTTCACCTTCTGCACCAGCGCTTCCTGCTGGCTTGCCAGCACCACGTCCTTGTTGACCACGGCAAGCACCTTGTCCATCAGTTCGGGGGCGGCGAAGGCACCCTGGCTCATGGCTCCGAACAGGCCTGCAGTCAGCAGGGAAATCAACGTCTTCTTCATATCCATCTCTCAAGGCGTTTGCCAGACCGCTTATTGATCTCGCAGGTTAAACGGACGAATGTAAGGCAGTGCTTCGGTGTCCAGGGAAGTGCCCTTGGAGCCGGTACCCACGCTACCCAATCCTTTCATTTCAAACTGAATGCCCAGACTGCGCTCCGAGGTCGGACGCATGGTCACGTTGTCCGGAGTGTTGACCCACTCCAGGTTGAAGTTGATGCTCCAGCAGCAGGAGTCGTACTTCAGGCCTACCTTGCGATCAGACTTCACGCTCTGATTCAGCTCCTGATAGTAACCCCCGTACAGGTGCCACTGGTCGTTGAGCGGGGTAGTCAACAGCAGGCCGATCTGGTTGAGGTCGGTTACCTGTCCCTTGTTTTCAAGATCGTAGTTGGCATCGCGCACGAAACGATGGTTCAGCTGGCTGATCAGCTTCTCGCGGCGATACTCGAGGGCGCTGTTGGCGGAGCTGAGCCGGCTCTGGTCCACATCATATTGCGCGCCGGCATGGGCAAACCACTGCTCGTTGATCTTGGCATCCCCCTCGAAGGAGAGCGGGGAGCGGGTGTTGGTGGTCAGGGTCTCGCTGGGATAGAGCTTGACCCTGGGCGCAACAAAATCGAAAGCTTGGGCAACGGCCAGCCGAATTCGTTCATCACCGGCCTCATCATATACCCGGCTGGTGAGACCGATGGAGACTCTGTTGGAGTCGCTGATGCGATCCAGGCCCGCGTAGCGGCGGTCGCTGAACAGGCTGTAGTAGTCCTGACGCATGCTGGTGGAGTCATAGACACCTATGTTGTCCTGGTTCTTGTAGGGCACATAGAGGTACTGGAACTCTGGCTCCAGGGTCTGGTTGGCATCGCCGCCGAACCAGTTCTGGTTGCGCTCGAAGGTCATGCCGCCCTTGAGGCGGAAGGAGGGCAGAGTGCGGGTGATGATCCCTTCGTCCAGGGTGACCCCGTTGCCGTTTTCAGGAGTAAAGCGGCTGACAAAGGTCTGGCTCATGTTGTCCGGCACTTCCTGATCGTAACGGGTGTACATCAGCTTGTACTGGCTGTCGAGGTAGTAGCCTGCCTCGTTGATGAGCGGCATGGTCAGGGTCGGGGCCGTGTAGACCCGGGTGCCGGTGTAGGCACCGCCCTGGTTCTGGGCGATGGCCTGGGCGTTGTTGTAGCCGAACTTGGTGATCTCGGTGTTCCAGGCCAGATCGTACCAGCTGCCTTGCTGGTAATAGTTGTGGTCGATGCGCGGCATCAACTCGTGGGGCTGCTGGGCGCTGGCCAGCAGGATCTGGTAGGTGCGCACCTCGGTGTTGATGTTCCAGTTGGGCTGGAAGTAACCGGCCATCAGGGACTGCTGTAACTGGTTCTCGACCTGAGTGCCCACCTTGGGGGAGAAGTCGTTGAAGTAGTTGTAATCCCGGTCCCGCACCTTGGTGTAGTCGAGCGACACCCGCATGGCGTTGTCGGCAAACAGCGAGGTGTGGTTGGCGTTGAGCAGGTAGCGGTGACCGTCAGACATGGCCTGGTTGAGGCTCGGGGTCTCGTCGTACTGCTTGTCGTTGGCCAGGTTCTCGAAATAGAGGCTGCCGACGTGGGCCGGATCCGGCATGTAGCGGAACTGTACCTGTTCCATCAGGCCCCGTCTGTCCATAAAACGGGAGGTGATGGTGGCATCGTAGTTGGGGGCTATGTTCCAGTAGAACGGCTGGGTGATGTCCATGCCGTTCTTGGAGCTCTGAGTATAACCCGGGTAGAGCAGGCCCGTCTTGCGTTCATCCTTGATGGGGAAGTTGATGTACGGGAAGTAGAACACCGGGTAGTCGTAGAGCCAGAGACTGGCGTTCCAGGCCTCCCCGAACACCTCGGTCTGATCGATGTCGATGCTGCCCGCCTTCAGGGTCCACACTTCCTGACCCGGCGGGCAGGTGGTGTACTGGGCCCCTTCCAGGGTGATGTTCTGGTTGTTGTTGGTCATGGTGACCCGGTCGGCTGAGCCGCGCACCGGCGAGCCATGCACCTGATACTTGCCCTCTTCCAGCTCGGAGTTCTTGGTATCCAGGTTGGATTTCAGGGTCTTGTCGCTGGTGACCGTGATCTGGCCATCGTTGTAGTAGATGTTGCCGATGGCGATGACGTCCCGGCTCTTCTGATCGAGCTCGGCGTAGTCGGAATCGAACTTGCGTACGCCCTGGCGCACCTTGACGTCGCCCTGGTAGACGGCAGTGCCGCCCTGCTTGGCTTCGAGCCGATCGGCATCCACTTCCACGGGTTGGGCGTTGGCGTCCTTGCCGGGCGCCAGCTTCTCAATCTTGGGGACATAGTCATAGCAGAGCCCGTCCAGGATCCCGGTGGCGGGCGGCGGCGTCAGCGGCGCCGCCTGCACGATGGCCGGGGTCAGGGCTGGAACAAGGCTGATGGTCAGGGCGATGGGATAGGAGTATCCCAGTGTCCGTTTTGTCATGTGAAAGACTCGCGCAATCCGTGGTAGCTACGGCTGATTCAAGACATGCATTTTACGACAGGATTCATCGAGTTGACATTGCATGTCATTGCTTTATGTTAGCCGGCAATGATAAAGCATTATTGCGGCCAGGGCTAACAGCCAAGTGCTGCTTTCCAATTTGGTCCCCGACTTATGCACGATCGCGATTCCCTCTTGTTGCACTGGGCGCGCCGGATTTCCGGTGATGCCAGCCTGCAGTTGACCCTCATTTCCGGTGACGCCAGTTTTCGCCGCTACCACCGTGGCGGTGGCCTGATCTGGGTGGATGCCAATCCTGAAACCGAAAAAAATCATGAGTTTGTCCGCAATGCCTCGGCCCTGCATGCCGGTGGCCTGCTGGCCCCCGAGGTGCGGGCGGTGGACTATGAGCAGGGGCTGCTGGCGGTGACGGATCTGGGGGACACCCAGCTTATCGGCTGCCTGAACGCAGACAACGTGCTGGCCTGGTACGGCAAGGCTATCGCGTTGCTGCCCCGTCTCGGCGCTGTTGAACTGGACCTTGAGCCTTTTGATTCCGCCTTTATGGCGCGGGAGAACAGCATTTTCCCCGAGTGGCTGCTGGGTCACCATCTGCAACTGGCCCTGAGCGATGAAGAGCAGCAGTTGCTCGCTGAGACCTTCGCCTGCCTCACCGAGAACAACCTGGCCCAGCCGCAGGGGGTGATGCACCGGGATTTTCACAGCCGCAACCTGATGGTGTGCAGTGGCGAGACCCCGGCCGACAGCCGGCTGGCGGTGATCGACTTCCAGGACATGGTCACAGGCCCGCTCAGCTATGACCTGGTCTCGCTGCTGAAAGACTGCTACGTGCGCTGGCCGGGCACGGTGATTGAACAGGGCATGCGGCAGGGCTTCGATACCCTGCAGCAGGCCAAGCTGCTGGGCGAGCTCGATTACGCCGCGTTTCGTCGCGCCGCCGACCTGACCGGCATGCAGCGCCACCTCAAGGCGGCGGGCATCTTCACCCGTCTCTACCACCGCGATGGCAAGGCCGGCTACCTCAAGGACATTCCCCGCACCCTCGGCTATGTGGTGGATGTCTGCCACAGCCATGGCGCGACCTTCCCGGTGCTGGGCCGCTTCGGCCAGTGGCTGGCGCAGGTGGTGCTGCCCGGGCTGGTCCGCAGCGGAGTAACGTCATGAAGGCGATGATCCTGGCTGCCGGTCGCGGCGAGCGGATGCGCCCGCTCACCGACAGCCTGCCCAAGCCGCTGCTGGCGGTGGGAGGCAAGCCGCTCATCGTGCACCATATCGAAAAGCTCAAGGCTGCCGGTGTGACCGACCTGGTCATCAACCACGCCTGGCTCGGCCACAAGCTGGTAGAGGCCCTCGGCGATGGCCGTCAGTTCGGCGTCGACATTCAATGGTCGGCGGAGGAGAGCGCGCTGGAGACCGCCGGCGGCATCATTCAGGCGTTTCCGCTGCTGGGGGCTGAGCCGTTTCTGGTGATCAACGGCGATACCTGGCTCGATCTGGACTACCGCACTCTGGTGACCCAGCCGCTGGGCACGGATCTGGCCCACCTCTGGCTGGTGCCCAACCCGCCGCAGCATCCGGCAGGGGACTTTGCGCTGCAGGCGGGCAAGGTGGTCGATACCCAGGCGCTGACCTTCAGCGGAGTCGGACTCTATGATCCCGCCGCCTTTGCCGGACTCCCGCCGGGGGCGCGCAAGCTGGCGCCGCTGCTGCGGGAGTGGATGGCACAAGGCCGGGTGGGCGGCAGCCTGCTGGCCGGCGAGTGGCGCGACATCGGCACGGTGGCGCGGCTGCAGGCGCTGGACGATCAGTTGCAAGGACGCACTCATTAATTTCACGAGGTCTTGAACCATGCGTATTTGGGGTAAGGTGCTTGGCGCCTTCTTCGGTTTTCTGCTCGGCAATATCTTCGGTGCCTTGCTGGGCCTCTGGATCGGCCACCGTTTCGATCGTGGCATGGGCTTGAATTTTCGCCGCGCGCCTACCCAGCAGCAACAGGCGGTCTTCTTCCACGCCACCTTCGCCGTCATGGGCCACATCGCCAAGGCGAGCGGCCAGGTGACCGAGCAGGAGATCCGGGTCGCCTCCAACCTGATGGATCGGATGCGGCTGGCAGGCGAGCAGCGTGCTCGCGCCCAGGAGTCGTTCCGCCAGGGCAAGGAGGCGGACTTCCCGCTGCGGGAGACCCTGGCCGAGTTTCGCCGTGCCAGCCAGGGCCAGCGCGATATCCTGCGTTTCTTCCTCGAGGTGCAGCTGCAGGCCGCCTTCGCCGATGGCAAGGTCGAGGCCAACGAGCGCGCCATCCTGCACACCATCGCCGACGAGCTGGGCTTCAGCCGCATCGAGCTGGCCCGCATTCTGGCGATGGCCGAGGCGCAGATGAACTTCTTCAACCGGGCGCACGGTGGCCAGTATCAGGATGGCGGGCACGGCGGGCAGCAGTACCGTCAGGAGGCCCCCTCCCGTGACCGGCTCAAGGATGCCTACCAGCTGTTGGGGGTGAGCGAGAGCGACAGCGATCAGGAGATCAAGCGCGCCTATCGCAAGGAGATGAGCAAGCATCACCCGGACAAGCTGGCCGCCAAGGGCTTGCCGCCGGAGATGATGGAAATGGCCAAGGAGAAGACCCAGGAGATCCAGCAGGCCTGGGAGTGGATCCGCGAGGCGCGCGGCATTCGCTGAGCGCCCCTTCGTCAGCCATAAAAAATGCCCGTCACTGACGGGCATTTTTGTTTGCGCTGTGTTTGTGCGTCACGGCTTAGTGGCTGTCGACCCAGACGAACTTGAGCACGAACAGCAGGGCCACCACCAGCACGCAGGGGTTGATCTCGCGCCAGCGGCCGGTGCCCGCCTTCATCACGCAGTAGGAGATGAAGCCCACGGCGATCCCCTCGGTGATGGAGAAGCTGAACGGCATCATGACGGCGGTCATGAAGGCCGGCACCGCTTCGGTCAGGTCTTCCCACTTCACCCGGGTCAGCTCGGAGCACATCAGCACGCCCACGTAGATGAGGGCGCCCGCCGCCGCGTAGGCCGGCACCATGGCGGCCACCGGAGAGAAGAAGATCGCCAGCAGGAACAGCAGGCCGACCACGATGGCGGTCAGACCGGTACGGCCGCCGACGGCGACGCCGGAGCTGCTCTCGATGAAGGCGGTGACCGAGGAGGTGCCCATGAAGGCGCCGCCGACGGAACTGGCGCTATCCACCAGCAAGGCCTGCTTCATGCGCGGGAAGTGACCCTTGTCATCGGCCAGCTTGGCGCGGTTGGTCACGCCGATCAGGGTGCCGGAGGAGTCGAACAGGTTGACCAGCATGAAGGAGAAGATGATCCCGGCCAGGCTGATGTCGAGCGAACCCATCAGGTCCAGCTGGCCAAACACCGGCTCAATGCTGGGGGGCATGGAGACGAAGCCCTTGAAGGTGACGTCGCCAAACAGCCAGCCCAGGGTGGTGGTCACCACGATGGCGATCAGCACGGCGGAGTGGACGCCGCGGGCGGAGAAGATGCAGATCAGGAAGAAACCGAGCAGCCCCAGCAGGCAGGGCAGGGAGGTGAGGTTGCCCACCGTCACCATGGTGGCGGGGCTGGCGACCACGATGCCGGCGTTGTGCAGGCCGAGTAGGGCGATCAGCAGACCGATGCCGGCGGTGATGCCGACCCGCAGGGTGAGCGGAATGTTGGCGATGAGCCAGTAGCGCACCCGCAGCAGGGTGAGGATCAGCAGGCCCATGGCACCCCAGAAGATGGTGCCCATGCCCACTTGCCAGGAGTAGCCCATGCCGGCCACCACCACGAAGGCGAAGAAGGCGTTGAGGCCCATGGCGGGGGCCAGGGCGATGGGCAGATTGGCCAGCAGGCCCATCAGGATGCTACCGATGCCGGCGATCAGGCAGGTGGTGACGAACACGGCCTGGGTGTCCATGCCGGCCGCAGAGAGGATCTGCGGGTTGACGAAGACGATGTAGACCATGGTCAGGAAGGTGGTGATGCCGGCGATCACTTCGGTGCGGGCGTTGGTGCCATGGCCCTTCAGGGCAAACAGACGCTCAAGCAATCCTTGCCCGGCGGCCTGTGCGGGGGCCTGGTGTGGTTGATTCATGTTGGATTCCAATAGGTGACGTGAAATAAGCAGCAGGCGAGGAGCCGGTCCCATCCATGCGGGCGTGATGCCCTGTTTCTGGTGGTTAAACAACCAGACTCGTCCTGATACCGTGACAGCGCGCACATTTTTACACAGGCGGCGCCGTTTACAAACCCCGGATCTGCGAGGCG
Proteins encoded in this window:
- the pdxA gene encoding 4-hydroxythreonine-4-phosphate dehydrogenase PdxA: MSCRRLAITPGEPAGIGPDLVLQIAQQDWPHQLVVIADPALLRERAALLGLPIELQPYDADQPARPQRAGTLTVCPVPLGAAVVPGMLDEGNGAYVLATLQRACDGNMSGEFAAVVTGPVHKGIINQAGVSFSGHTEFFAQQSGTADVVMLLATEGLRVALATTHIPLAYVAMAITEDRLGKVIRILDADLKSKFGIATPRIYVCGLNPHAGEGGHLGREEIDVIEPALAGLRQEGIDLVGPLPADTLFQDKYLKDADAVLAMYHDQGLPVLKYKGFGSSVNITLGLPFIRTSVDHGTALDLAGKGLADSGSLITAINHAIKMVEKKRYEQ
- the surA gene encoding peptidylprolyl isomerase SurA, coding for MKKTLISLLTAGLFGAMSQGAFAAPELMDKVLAVVNKDVVLASQQEALVQKVKASAQESGQSLPDDATLRKQALDRLIQESLQLQLADRQGLKISDTQLEQAIQSIAADNKMTLDQLRAQLAREGLTYAQYREEVRREILMNEVRRNQVRRRINISEQEVKQVVDILAKQGQQQQQYHVGHIQVALPDNPSAEQLNAAKSKIERILAALKQGADFRKMAIAESSGPKALEGGDWGWMSPQEMPTLMAEAVQGTKKGDIVGPLRSGAGLHIIKVFDTKGQQQVVQTEVRARHILIKPSIILSEEKAKGMLDGILHDIKSGKASFASLAEKYSEDPGSAVQGGELGWSDPNVYVPEFRDMVNRLQPGQISEPFRTTHGWHIVQLEERRSQDATNKAQEQRAYQLIYNRRFTEESQAWLDELRDEAYIQIEGAGS
- the lptD gene encoding LPS assembly protein LptD; translation: MTKRTLGYSYPIALTISLVPALTPAIVQAAPLTPPPATGILDGLCYDYVPKIEKLAPGKDANAQPVEVDADRLEAKQGGTAVYQGDVKVRQGVRKFDSDYAELDQKSRDVIAIGNIYYNDGQITVTSDKTLKSNLDTKNSELEEGKYQVHGSPVRGSADRVTMTNNNQNITLEGAQYTTCPPGQEVWTLKAGSIDIDQTEVFGEAWNASLWLYDYPVFYFPYINFPIKDERKTGLLYPGYTQSSKNGMDITQPFYWNIAPNYDATITSRFMDRRGLMEQVQFRYMPDPAHVGSLYFENLANDKQYDETPSLNQAMSDGHRYLLNANHTSLFADNAMRVSLDYTKVRDRDYNYFNDFSPKVGTQVENQLQQSLMAGYFQPNWNINTEVRTYQILLASAQQPHELMPRIDHNYYQQGSWYDLAWNTEITKFGYNNAQAIAQNQGGAYTGTRVYTAPTLTMPLINEAGYYLDSQYKLMYTRYDQEVPDNMSQTFVSRFTPENGNGVTLDEGIITRTLPSFRLKGGMTFERNQNWFGGDANQTLEPEFQYLYVPYKNQDNIGVYDSTSMRQDYYSLFSDRRYAGLDRISDSNRVSIGLTSRVYDEAGDERIRLAVAQAFDFVAPRVKLYPSETLTTNTRSPLSFEGDAKINEQWFAHAGAQYDVDQSRLSSANSALEYRREKLISQLNHRFVRDANYDLENKGQVTDLNQIGLLLTTPLNDQWHLYGGYYQELNQSVKSDRKVGLKYDSCCWSINFNLEWVNTPDNVTMRPTSERSLGIQFEMKGLGSVGTGSKGTSLDTEALPYIRPFNLRDQ
- the murU gene encoding N-acetylmuramate alpha-1-phosphate uridylyltransferase MurU, producing MKAMILAAGRGERMRPLTDSLPKPLLAVGGKPLIVHHIEKLKAAGVTDLVINHAWLGHKLVEALGDGRQFGVDIQWSAEESALETAGGIIQAFPLLGAEPFLVINGDTWLDLDYRTLVTQPLGTDLAHLWLVPNPPQHPAGDFALQAGKVVDTQALTFSGVGLYDPAAFAGLPPGARKLAPLLREWMAQGRVGGSLLAGEWRDIGTVARLQALDDQLQGRTH
- the apaG gene encoding Co2+/Mg2+ efflux protein ApaG, with protein sequence MATPHIVIRPYPRYVADSKDPYQFHYLIEIENLGPGPAQLLHRRWLITDANGKMLEVEGPGVVGEQPVIAEGETFRYQSGVPLATPLGVMEGSYTLQGESGQQFEAPIAPFTLAVPHIIN
- the djlA gene encoding co-chaperone DjlA → MRIWGKVLGAFFGFLLGNIFGALLGLWIGHRFDRGMGLNFRRAPTQQQQAVFFHATFAVMGHIAKASGQVTEQEIRVASNLMDRMRLAGEQRARAQESFRQGKEADFPLRETLAEFRRASQGQRDILRFFLEVQLQAAFADGKVEANERAILHTIADELGFSRIELARILAMAEAQMNFFNRAHGGQYQDGGHGGQQYRQEAPSRDRLKDAYQLLGVSESDSDQEIKRAYRKEMSKHHPDKLAAKGLPPEMMEMAKEKTQEIQQAWEWIREARGIR
- the rsmA gene encoding 16S rRNA (adenine(1518)-N(6)/adenine(1519)-N(6))-dimethyltransferase RsmA — encoded protein: MSSKVQSNKVHMGHTARKRFGQNFLHDRYVIDQIVAAINPQPGQNLVEIGPGLAALTEPVASQMDKMTVVELDRDLAARLREHPTLKEKLTVIEADAMRFDFGTLMGEGKGPLRIFGNLPYNISTPLIFHLCEFADRVEDMHFMLQKEVVLRLAAGPGSKAYGRLSVMTQYYCQVVPVLEVGPGAFKPAPKVDSAVVRLIPHKNPTIVAKDIRCLNRVCTEGFGQRRKTIRNSFSNFITDAQLTELGIDGNLRPENLSLEQFVMIANWLADQQQA
- a CDS encoding aminoglycoside phosphotransferase family protein, with the protein product MHDRDSLLLHWARRISGDASLQLTLISGDASFRRYHRGGGLIWVDANPETEKNHEFVRNASALHAGGLLAPEVRAVDYEQGLLAVTDLGDTQLIGCLNADNVLAWYGKAIALLPRLGAVELDLEPFDSAFMARENSIFPEWLLGHHLQLALSDEEQQLLAETFACLTENNLAQPQGVMHRDFHSRNLMVCSGETPADSRLAVIDFQDMVTGPLSYDLVSLLKDCYVRWPGTVIEQGMRQGFDTLQQAKLLGELDYAAFRRAADLTGMQRHLKAAGIFTRLYHRDGKAGYLKDIPRTLGYVVDVCHSHGATFPVLGRFGQWLAQVVLPGLVRSGVTS
- a CDS encoding NCS2 family permease: MNQPHQAPAQAAGQGLLERLFALKGHGTNARTEVIAGITTFLTMVYIVFVNPQILSAAGMDTQAVFVTTCLIAGIGSILMGLLANLPIALAPAMGLNAFFAFVVVAGMGYSWQVGMGTIFWGAMGLLILTLLRVRYWLIANIPLTLRVGITAGIGLLIALLGLHNAGIVVASPATMVTVGNLTSLPCLLGLLGFFLICIFSARGVHSAVLIAIVVTTTLGWLFGDVTFKGFVSMPPSIEPVFGQLDLMGSLDISLAGIIFSFMLVNLFDSSGTLIGVTNRAKLADDKGHFPRMKQALLVDSASSVGGAFMGTSSVTAFIESSSGVAVGGRTGLTAIVVGLLFLLAIFFSPVAAMVPAYAAAGALIYVGVLMCSELTRVKWEDLTEAVPAFMTAVMMPFSFSITEGIAVGFISYCVMKAGTGRWREINPCVLVVALLFVLKFVWVDSH
- a CDS encoding symmetrical bis(5'-nucleosyl)-tetraphosphatase produces the protein MANCFVGDIQGCYDDLRRLLDLAEFDPANDVLWLCGDLVARGPDSLNTLRFVKGLGNRAVTVLGNHDLHLLAVADGVAPLKKKDKLQELMEAPDRDELLEWLRHRPLLAEHPDLPIMMVHAGISPAWDARTARNCAREVESLLRGDQYQWLLHNMYGDQPDGWQDDLVGIERYRYIINTFTRMRFCYFDGRLDFKCKKGPKESTPGLRPWFEQREHHVDDPILVFGHWAALMGNTGKQDIKALDTGCVWGNSLTLWRYEDDALIATPCPTYAK